The region GTGTCTTCTCTAACAAACGCGGCTCCTCGCTCGCGCGGTCGACCTAAGGCGCAGTAATAAGCAGCGCGTGCGACATTGCGCAAGCGCAACGCCCATCTGAGGGAGCAATCCAAGGAGCAGTgatccaactccaacaactGCTACTCCAAAAACTCCAATAGCTGCCAGTGCAGTATACTGCTTTTCAATCTCCGAGCAGATCTGCAATATGATACCAGCCCCGACTTCTTTCCGCGTTATAACAGCCCTATCTCGCCTTTGGTCTGAGATCTtatatcctcctgcgcagGTGATACCAAGTTATGTTTTGATTTCCgtctattataattattactaCACGTTTGATTTATATACTGAAGGGTTTGATGTTGAACTTTGTAATTGGctatattattttatgcTGCTGGGATGACATCACCACACTACCTACACGATAACTCATCATTAACTTTAACGAAACAATAAACCATCAActatttaatactttatatactctGCTCGTATTATCAAATTCAGCCTACAATGGCAAGCAAACAAAAGCGCATCGCCGTCATCGGCGCCGGTGCAGCAGGAATGGTACACACCTAAACATAGTCAAGTAATTGAATGAATGATAACCATTCCAGTCCTGCGCCTCAACACTGGCAAAACACCAGAAATTCAACGTAACGCTCATCGACTGCGCCGCCCAAACAGGCGGGCAAGCAACCTCACTAGATCTCGACGCCTCCAAACACGGCGCATCCTGGCTCAACGACGGCGTTCAGGGGGGCAGCTCGATCTTCAAACACACCTTCAAACTCTTCCACGACCAGGGCTACAGCGCACAAGAAGTAAAACTGCAAGTCTCGTTCGGAAAGGGAAGCGATAGTTTCTTCACGAACGTCTTCCCCTCGCGTCTTGTGGACCAGTTCCAGAATGAGATTTCAAAGTTCGGCCGCGTGCTGAAGATTATCAAGTACGGGTTCCCGGTCTTCGGGATCCTGCCTATCAAGGTCCTATTAAAACTATTCCGCTTCAGCACCGAGTTTGGGAATAAGATGCTTTTGCCGCTGGTGGCGCTGTTTCTGGGGACGGGGAACCAGACGCCGAATGTTgctggggggttgttggagaggcTCTTTGGGGATCCGCAGATGAGGCTTTGGGTGTTTGACCGGGAAGGGCTGGTGAGTGGGTTGCCGGTGATGTATACGTTTCCGAGATTAGGGCAGTTTTATGCGGATTGGAGGAGGGATTTGGAAATGAGGAAGGGGGTTAGGGTTTTGCTtgggatggaggtggaggttttGCGCAGAGATGGTGCTGGGGTTGTGTTGGGTATGCGTACGCAGGATGGGCagcaggtggaggaggagtttgacGAGATGGTCCTGTGTACGCCTGCAGACGAGTCGCTGAAGATTCTCGGACGGCACGCGACATGGAAGGAGAAATGGGTTCTTGGGGGCGTGAAGTTCTTTGACGACGTGACGATCACACATAGCGATGCGGGATATTTCAACAGTGTCTTTGAGACGAAGGCCCGAGATGAGCTTTGCGCTGCAGCGACGACAAcagagcgagaagaacagcTCGCGTTTGCGAGAGCGGCGTCGACATGCGAGGAAGATGGCTGGACGGGGTTCAACCCGATGTACTTCACGCATTCGTATGGTAGCGAGCAGGACAAGATCGAGATGGGGTTTGACTGCTCGAACTACCAGCACCAGTTCCGAGAGAGCGTGGGCGTTGGGAACAGGCCCTATCCGCCAGACCAGCATGTGTACCAGACGATATTCCTCGACAAGCAGCGGCAGGATCTGTGGACGTGGGATGCGATTGACAAGGACAAGATTATTGGGCAGAAATGGTGGCATCAGTTTGGCCATCGGTGGCAGCATTACCTGCGGGTTGTGCCTGGGATGATGTTCATCAATGGGAAGAACAGGACCCTGTTTGCTGGGGCGTGGACTCTGGTTGTCAGTGTCAACCTGGTTCCTTCATGGCTATCTCTGCTAACCGTGGTAGAATATGCACGAAATCGCGTGTGTCTCGGGAATTGCAGCGGCGTATCGTCTTGGAGCGAACTACGACGAATTCGATGACTTTGCGACCGGATTGTTCTCGAAGTATCTTCTTGCCTGCCATGGCGTCCGCTACAGGAGAGAAGACAGGAAGCACACGTAGCTATGTAGTTAGTTAACTGGTGGCTTGCGTGGACGAACTGATGCTTCGGCCCGTGCCGACTGCGATCGAGATAATATTGTTATTTAATTGTTATTGTTAGATTCCTGGGTCTGAATCTGTGGAACGCTGATTACGTGAAGTTGAGATCAATCGATGAAGAATTACCGTAAGAATTCAAAGCTTGAACTTCCCCGCAACAACTTCCACTCAACCACATGGACCGCAAccacgatgaggatgagtaCGATGAGCTCGCCGCTGTCCCATCGCGAGTCGTGCGCAAGGTCGACCGGCGGCTGATCCCCCTCTTGTTCACCACCTACATGCTCAGTTTCATGGACAAGACCATCCTGTCCAGTGCGTCCGTCTTTGGCTTGATCGAGGATACCGTAAATTCACCTCCCATTTATACCTACCACAGCTAACAATCTCAGCATCTGGTCGGTCAGCAGTATAGCTGGGTGTCGAGTATTTTCTACTTTGGATATCTTGTCTGGCAATGGGTATGACTGACTCCCTCGCGCTTGTAACACAGTACTGACCAAATAGCCCACCAACTTTCTCATCCCTCGAGTCCCGGTGGCCAAGTACTTGGCTATCAACACTCTCCTTTGGGGTGTCGTGGTCTCCCTGACTGCTGCTTGTGTCAACTACGGAGGCTTACTCGCAGTCCGGTTCTTGCTGGGTGTTGCAGAGGCAACCATCACACCAGCCTTCATGTTCATTACCACAACGTGGTACACCCGCGACGAGATCCCCGTTCGGACCGGTATCTGGTTCTCGGGTAATTCTGTCGGAGGACTGGTTGGCAATGTTCTAGCGTATGGTATCGGCCATATAGAGCACCCTCTCCGTCcttggaggtggatgtaCATCATCCTTGGCCTTGCCACCTTCATCTGGGGGTTTGCCATTCTCGCATTCCTACCGGATACGATTTCCAGTGCAGCTTTCTtgacagaaaaagaaagggcTTTTATATCTCGTCGCGCCATCACAGCTGGGACAGGCCAGACAGAGACATCCGAGTGGAATCCAGACCAAGCAGTGGAATGCTTTCGCGATCCAAAAACATGGCATCTTCTGGCGATTGTCGTCCTGACCCAGATACCTAATGGCGGCATTCAGAACTTCGCCAACCTCGTCATCAAATCCTTTGGCTTCACAGCCCTGGAATCCACCTTGGTCCATATCCCGCTTAGTCTCACCAGCAGTGCAACGATTATACTCACGGGATGGCTCGCTGGACGAGCCCGCAATCTCAactgcatcctcatcgcATGCGTCCTAGCATGCTCCGGCACCGGGGCTATCCTGGTCTACGCTCGCGTTTACCACGTTGCCCAAGGCGTCCAGCTTATAGGGTTTTTCCTCCTGGCTACAGGTCCCGGCGCGTTACCGTTGACGATGTCCCTAGCTCAGACCAACTACAAGGGCGTCAccaagaagatggccatgACAGGGTCGATGTTCATTGCATATTGTATAGGGAATATCGCGGGGCCTCACCTGTTCGATGCTAATGAGGCGCCACGCTACGAGTCTTCGTTCCGGGGGATTCTTATCTGCTATGCACTTGCAGCAGCGCTGTCGGTTTCTCTCTACGCTTACCTGCGACGTCTCAACGCTCGACGGGATCACGATGAACACATTCGGCTTCCCGGTCCGTCAGGTTCAGACCAGCCAGGCATTCACCGGGACAGTACTGAAGAATCTCCGCTCATCCGGTCTACCACCCCAACAGTGGACCGTGATGCGACCGACTGGAACACACCTGGATTTCGCTACCGCGTCTAGATAGAATCAGTACAAACTAGAAAGTAGAGCTATAGTTATATGAGAATGATAATCTAACAGCCGAGACAAGAGCCGCGTCCGGGCGATCCCGGCAGGTTGAACCCAATAATTGCACAAGAGTAGATGTTGAGGGGTCTGCAAAACAGCCCCATGTTGGTGTTCTGTTCTGCTGGTTCGCTCAATTTTTGCGCCGGAGCTGTTTTCGGTTCGCCCAATTATGGTCAATGCATTTCGCTGATGACATCGGTTGCGCGCACAGCTGGTTGAAACAGGACTACAGGTGTATTAAATACGTAGTGGTAATTGGTCACTGTGTGTTGTAGTAGTTATGCTGCTTATTAATCCCCCAGACCTTGTGCAGCCAAGACCCTCGTGCTTCCCCGACTCGTTCCATTGCAGCTGCAGTTCGTCGTCTCCGCCTCCAGATAATAATTGCGATCTTATTGCTGCCCATTCTCCGTCCTACTGGGCacctctcccctctcccccccttccctccctccaaaCTATGATCTACTCCCCGTCGCTGGGGTACCTGCGCCCATCATGATCCCGCTCAAGTCCGACGAGTCCCCTGCGACAAACGCCTCACTTCCCTTAGCCCCGAACCACGACGGCGCCGCTCTCCCCGACGACTTCGACTCTCACAGCCCCGCCAGCTCGCGCGAGCCAGGGAGCGCCCTGGCCACGGGCGACTCAAACCACACATTCCTAGATGGAGGCCACGACCACGGCCTCGATCCGCACGACGACCCCTCCCAAAACCAGGACCAGTCCGGGGACAGGCCCGCATGGACCGAGATGAAGACCAAGGCCGGCAAGGAGCGGAAGCGGCTGCCGCTGGCCTGCATTGCATGTCGACGGAAGAAGATTCGATGCTCCGGTGAAAAGCCCGCGTGCAAGCACTGCTCGCGGTCGCGCATTCCCTGTGTGTACAAGGTCACGACTCGCAAGGCGGCTCCCCGCACGGATTacatggcgatgctggataAGCGGCTGAAGCGGATGGAGGACCGGGTTATCAAGACGATCCCCAAGGACGAGACGAGGGATATGGCAGCGATCGGTCGGTCCAATGTGCGACCGCCGCAGCCGGGCCAGACCACCAAgacccagaagaagaggtcgGCCGATGAAGCCTTCGCCGCTGAAATGGAGCAGTGGGCACACGCGAGCCGAAACGGCGGCGGGCCTCAGGATACGTTTCCCATGCGGCGTGAGGGCAAATCTGATGGGCCTGATTTGATGACCGAGGGTGCCGAGTTTCTGCCCTCGCTCGAGATCCAAGAACACCTCGCAGAGGTGTTCTTTGACTGCGTCTACGGCCAGTCATATCTACTTCTTCATAAACCCAGTTTCGTACGCAGACTCAAAGCCCGGACTGTGCCTCCTGTGCTCATTCTTGCCGTTTGCGCCGTCTCCGCCCGATTCTCGACCCACCCGCAAATCAACTCTGAACCCCCGTTCCTACGCGGAGAGAACTGGGCCAGTCCGGCCGCTAATATTGCGCTCAAGCGACACGATGAAcctaatattactatcttGACTGTGTTCTTACTTCTCGGCCTCCATGAGTTCGGTACGTGCCATGGTGGGCGCAGTTGGTCGTTTGGCGGTCAAGCCATGCGCATGGCCTACGCTCTACAGCTCCACCGAGAGCTCGACTATGATCCGCTGCTGGCGCAAGGCAATGGCGGCGGTACCCAGCTCAGCTTTACCGATCGAGAGATAAGAAGGCGCACAATGTGGGCTTGCTTCCTGATGGACCGTTATAACTCGTCCGGCAGCCAACGTCCGCCGATTGGTAACGAGAAGTTCCTTCAAATTCAGCTTCCTATCAAGGAGGCGCATTTTCAAATGGAGATCCCAGGGCCAACTGAAGACTTGGAGGGCAATGTGCTCAACCCAGTACCGGAAGATGTTGGCCAGTTATCCAATGCAAGGTCCAATATGGGTGTGCTGGCATACATTATTCGTGCCGTCGTTATTTGGGGCCGTATAGTAGACTATCTAAACCTTGGTGGAAAACGACGAGATAATCACCCGCTGTGGTCACCAGAGTCCGGGTACTCGCGACTTAAAAAGCAGATCGAAGACTTTTCTGCTTCCCTACCGAGCCATTTGCATTTCACCTATGAAAACCTACAAGTCCACGCAGCGGACCGAGTCGCTAACCAGTTTCTGTTCCTGCACATTATCATTCATCAGAATACTCTCTTTCTGAATCAGTTCGCCATTCCTCTATCACCTGGCGGACGCCCTCCTCGAGATATGCCTCGAACATTCCTCAGCAATGCAGGTCGAGCAGCCGTGGAAGCCGCCCATCACATCTCCAGTCTTATCGATCATGCAGCGCCATATCCTCTGACGGTTCCTTTCGCGGGATACTGTGCGTACTCGGCAAGTACCGTTCACATCTGGGGCATCTTTTCCAAAAACACACAGCTAGAAGCTCGATCCAAGGAGAACCTCCGACATACCTACCGCTACCTCAacaagatgaagaagtactGGGGCATGTTCCATTACATGGTGGAGAGTGCGAAAGACCGTTACCGACAGTTCGCAGATGCCGCAATCAAGGGCACAGTCGCCACTCACAACGGTCCCATCACACCCATGTTCCAGTATGGTGACTGGTTCGACAAGTACCCGCATGGTGTGTCACGACAGCACTGGGAGGATCCGGACCACCCGTCTAGAAagaacgacgacgaggcGGTGATGAGCCAGAAACCTGATTTACAGAGTGTTGAGGACTTTTTCGCCAGTCTTTCGCCTACACCAAAACCCAGCACTATCCATCGAAAACACTCCCGAGCCGGCAGCAGGATTGACACAGCGGCAGTGGACCAAGCAACGCCGACATCCGCCTCTCAACAGATCGTCGATGTCAATATGGAAACATCCCCAGGCATTCTCGGAACGTCAGGTACAGGCTTCCCGCAGCCGATGTTCCAACAAAACCGTGGTCAACAAGCATTCGCCCAGCCTCCCTTCGACTTCGGCCTCTCGGTGACAGACCAGCTCCCACAAATAGACCGACAATTTGTCTACGACTCATTCGAGGGTTTCAAGCCATCGCCAGCCTCGTACGTCCCGAATGACCAGCCTCCCTTCCCAGTGATGAACGGCGCAGACGTAGCAGCACCCCCTCAAGAAACCGGCGGCCTTTTCCCGGGCGAGATGGACCCTAACGCACCTTCGGGGACCGGCGAGTTCTACCAACCCAGCGCCTGGTTCCTCCCGTTTAACCTTGACCCGATCGGTGCAGGCGCCGATCTCGACCCAAGCTCCCAACCGGATGCTAATGCGGCCGATTTGTCTGCCTTTGGCGGTGCCGGGAATATGCCCATGGACGCATACGATCTCGGGATGGCAGGAATGAACCGTGGGTCGCAGATGAAAGAGTAGGCCAACCAGCTTTTTGTATGATCAATTGCATTCGACGAtgttgtttttctttttttcctgTCTCTGTTATGCCATTTATGTACTATTTCCCTATGCCTTTGGATCTGTGGCGTACTGTCTGCTCGGACAGTTTTGTCGGTCAATCGGTATGGATGATGGCTTATTTTCTGCGCTTTTAGCTTGGGTAGGAAGGTGAATGGGATGATAGTTTTGATGATTTCGATGTTATATACttgaatataatattcaACATGATAAACGGCCGTCTAAGCGTGTAAACGCTGCTAGCACTAGTactaagtaataaataacCTGCGGCTCTTCATGCACACCGTAAACAAGCCCCGCCGCTAACTACTCTACTACACTTCCACTATCTTTCTTTACCCTGTCTTTGCAATAATACAGTAGCAAATGTCGAACTTGGCTGCAGGGATGGTTAGTTGCATATATAGATACCTAACGGAGATCAAGAAATGCAAAAAGGCCATGATTTGATAAATACCCAAACACTTCTCAACGTCCATGTATGGTATCAAGACCTCATATTAACCTTGGAAATTGTAAAAAGCTGGAATGAAtaaaaaaagcaaaaagaaagtgcatcatccgtgaaTCGAACACGGGCCTCATCGATGGCAACGATGAATTCTACCACTAGACCAATGATGCTATTTGATGTGTGGAGTAACCTAGCTTGGCATTATATGGTCCGTAGAGCTTGCTGGCTTGGCAGTGTAGTTTTAGATGGCTCAGACCTTGGTCTTGATGTTGATTTGTTAATTTAAACAATGCAAGGCAAGATCGGGGACCTTAAATCAATATATTCAGGTGACTAAGTGCTTCGCTGATGAAATGAACGAGTCATTGTAGTGTATGAAATTGAAACCAGGGCCCCACGGCGCTCAACTCATTCGATCATATAGCAATATATATCCGCTCGGAAGCACCCACCACCAGACGGCAAAGATATTATACATCAACATGGGGAAACATAACTTTCATTTCAAATCAAAACCGTCTATTATTGGCTCAAAACTTTAGAGACAAGCGAAAACAAGGGAGCGCTGTGCTTaatcatcccattcctcatccagctGGTCTATAAGTCGGTTTTCCGCATCTAGATCCTCTGTGCGGCCCCGATGCGAATCGGAGAACCGGCCGCGCTGAGTGTCCCCTGTGGATGCGAAGGCGGGTTGGGATCTCTTGAATCGGAACAGGCGTCcaagggaggagaggaggactATGCTCATGTCCTGGATTTGTTCCCGATCGGGGAGAAAGTTAGCTATCACTGGACCCGAGTAAGCTGGCAAAAGTGGCACATGTAGCGATATAGTATTGAAGAACATTAGAGATAAGCATAGAGTGTGCTTGTTTAGCTTCTTTCTttgaggttgttgacgaggctAAACCTGGCTTCTATCGAAATGGCGAGGTCCGCGCTCTATAGGTACATTCTataaagagaaaggaaataACAAGTGGGGAGATGATAGACCAAGCAACGCTCAATCTCGCCGTGAACCCGGTAACTTCGCATTGCTTCGGCTACTGTGCAAGGAAAAGGAGCGATGGCTCCAGGCCGATCGCCGAAATGGTATTAACGATAGTAAACTCACTTTCAAAAAATCAACTATCCCCGCCCAAAGGCTGAAGTTGGGACATTGCCTCCAGCCGCGCTGGTGCATGACGGTCCGTTGGTAGGCGCAACCGCCAATCAGATAGGCTGCGACGGCGATAAGAGCACTAAGGAACGACCGAGTTAGCTTGGAGTGAGTAGACCGGGCAGGTGTTGCTCACATTACGCCGAAGATGCCGCCCGGAGAAAGACCCTGTCCAGCAGAGTCGTTGCTATAACCGCCGCAAGCAGCAGCGCTTCGGACTTCGAAAAAGTACGTGCACTGGTCCATGGTGCCGACGAACGAAATCAGCGGCGTGGACGCGGTTATATCACGGTCGCATAGGAACGAGAGCATCGTCGACTTGTTGTGCGAGCTTTTTTCAATGAACTCGCCATCGCACGGCGAGCCGTCTGTATAGTTCATGAGAAGCTTACGGCCTCGGAAAAATGGATCGGACGCTTGTTGCCTGCATTGTGTCAGCTCCAAAATCCACCCATCGCAGCCTGGGAGCGACAAACCCGATTGAATATGTCTTGTCGTCCTTCTGGTAGTATGCGCTGACATTCTGCCACattttctcctccaccccgaCGACATCCGTGACCTCCTCAATGACGGGCCCGCATATATTCAGCGTAAAGTTGGCACCATAATCGTATCCTTTCACATGCCAGCTTTCCTCTCGGGCGTATTTGCGGGACTTTTCGTCGCTCGGAAGCGGTGGTACCGTCAAGGTGTTCAGATCATAGTAGAGCCCTGTAGTCGGAGACCGCGCGACACACGATGCCACCTTTCCAGCGGAGTCTGGAGATCCAGGAGTGGCGTATGCAGATGCCAAGGAGGCAGAggccaggaggaggctgaggatcGAGGTTGGGGACTTCATCGCGGGGATCCTGGGCCCAGCGCGAGTCGGGCGGCGGCAGGTCGAGCGAGGAGAGAGCGGTAGCTAGAGACAGAGTCGAGGAAAGCAGTGCGCGTGGCGGGAGTAAGTAGACGTAAGAGTGAGCCTGAAGAATAGAGACAGGGGCCTGTGAAGATTGAAAAGACTGCTGATAATGCTGACACTGCAACTTCGTTGGCAGGAGATGAAACGTCGCAGATTGGATGCGGAGAGGAGCTCGTTCCTTGGCGCCCTTctttcttctgctcctcaCTAGCTCTTAGCGTCACTGCACACTGCACAGCTCTCGCTGCCCGCGGACTCCTTCGTTCCTCCGGCTCCAGTCGATCCGGCCTCAGGCGGTCGTTGCGGAGATCGATCGATGGAAGTTAAATAGACCTCGCCCCATTGGTCTTCTCTATCAACCGCAATCGAGCTTTCTCCTTGCCTGCGTTTCTCGAAAATGGCGCCCAAGAAGGATTCCAAACCTTCTGTTCCTATACAGCCTGTTCCAGAGAAGCGAGGCTACGAGTTCTTTGGCCCGTACGTTACGCTTTTGCTtctccccagcttccaaTTCGGTCACTGACTGGTCTAGTTACGGTGGCTTTGCGATTATCTTCGGTCTCCCTGTCCTCCTGTTTGCCTTCACCTTCCTGTGCAACGATGTCTCCGGCTGCCCCGCGCCGTCCTTGCTACACCCGTCTACCCTGACGCTCGACAAATTGAAGCAGGAGGTTGGCTGGCCCGAGGGAGGTATCCCAGCGCTTTACGATACGGAGGTTTTGTTGTGGGTTCTGAGCTActacctgctgcagctggtgcTGTACGTGGTCCTACCAGGCCCGGTGGTGGAGGGCACTGAACTGGCTTGCGGTGGGAGACTCTGGTACAAGTTCAACGGTACGACCTTGTTCAGTTGGCGCTTGACTGCATATTCTGACGTGAAATAGCCTTCCCTACTGCTGTGCTGATTCTGTCCGGCTTGGCTGCCGGCACTTATTTGGATGGAGCGGACTTTGTTGTTTGGACGTTCCTTTGGGACAACTATCCGCAGGTCATAGCCTCGAACTTGATTATTTGCTCGACGCTTGCAATCTTTGTCTACATCAAGAGTTTCTCCGTTCCTGCGCCCGGACAGCCCAACCCGGAGCTTCGCCAGCTAGCCCCAGGTGGACACTCCGGCAACGTGCTCTACGATTTTTTCATTGGACGCGAACTGAACCCCCGAGTGAAACTTCCAATTCCGTTTGTTAGTGAGGCATCCCGAACCATCGATATCAAGGTCTGGATGGAAATGCGCCCTGGTTTGCTGGGATGGATTATCATGAACCTGTCCAACATCGCGCGTCAGTACAGAACCTATGGATACGTGACGGACTCCATCGTCATttcaaccttcttccaagCTTTCTACGTTCTCGATGGGCTTTACATGGAGCCCGCGATTTTGACTACCATGGACGTGATTATGGACGGCTTTGGCTACATGCTTTCCTTCGGTGACCTCACCTGGGTTCCTTTCCTGTACAATTTCCAAACCCGATACCTGGCCATGTTCCCATATGAACTAGGCCCGAAGGGTATCGCGCTCGTGCTGGCGCCGACGGCCGCAGGGTACATGATCTTTCGCGGAGCCAACAACCAGAAAAACCGCTTCCGTACAGACCCCAATGACCCGCGTGTCAAGGACATCAAGTACATCGAGACCGCCACTGGGTCCAAGCTGATGACCTCCGGCTGGTGGGGTCTAGCTCGTCATATCAACTACCTCGGTGACTGGCTTATGTCGTGGTCGTACTCCCTGCCCACCGGGATCTCCGGGTTCGTGATCCTCGAGAGCATCAACCCTTCCACGGGCGAGCTCGAGAAGCAAGCCGCGCAGACACCCGAATCGCGCGGCTGGGCCCTCATCTTCACTTATTTCTTCCTGATCTACTTTggcattcttctccttcaccgtgAGCGACGTGACGAAGAAAAGTGCAAGAGAAAATACGGCAAAGACTGGGATCGATACACTTCTCTTGTCCGCAGCCGTATCATTCCAGGGCTTTACTAAGGCCCTTTCGATCTAAGGGCTCATTTTATGATCTTTTGACGCCTACGctatttaattcttaattcAATCATCTCTTCTTTTGATGACGGAAAAGTTTATGTACAtgttattataattaattcAGATTGGAAACAATCGTGATCATTGAATATAAAATTTCTAAACATCAAGCCTCCGCCTCTTTGAAGCACCAGGGCCATCTCTTGAATCTCTCGAATCTCTTGAATCAAAAGATCCCTGTGAGCTTTCCGTATCCGGTGAAGTCCCGGGATCCTCATCATTACCaaaatcctcatcctcccactcctgCTGGGGCCAGTTGTCATCTTTTACATTCGGCACCCACCCTCCAAGAACCTCCTTAGCAGCCTGCACAGCATCTCTCCTCGCCTTGATACAACCAGACTTCTTATACCCATCCGGCTTTTTGAATCCGCAATACTTCTCCTCTAGAAACGCCGGGAGCGCACCTGTCGCTCCCAGAACATTACTAGCCATCCCATCGCCGTCGCGAACCTCATGCTCCCCAAGCAACAGCTGGGTAACCGACATAGTATTCCTCCAATGCAACCACAGCGGCCACCTCGACAACGCCGACGCACCCGCCAACCCAGGATCCGACGATTTGTGACCCTGCCTGACGCCGCCAATGATATTTTCGAAAACGCCAGTTTTGGAACCGCGGAGAGTTTGCAGACGGCTCACTAGAGACGGGTATCCGAATTCAGATTCGTGGTCTATCGTGGGCGCACGGATCCATATGACTGTTTTATTGCCCGGCTTGCTCTTCTTTAGCTGTGCGGCTGTTTGACCCGGATCCGAGGCCTTGGGCTTCCGGAACTTCCAAAGCGCTCGCAGCTGTGAATCGGGTATTGATAGCACCTCAAACGGTCTGAACTCGTACCGATGCCTGTCCTGTGTCTCGCTCGCCGGCAGACCCTGTACACCAGGCGTATCCGCATTCGTCTCCGTAATCGGCCATGTCCTCCCGACGAgatccttcatcctcccctcgGCGCCGAAACATCGCGCAACG is a window of Aspergillus puulaauensis MK2 DNA, chromosome 4, nearly complete sequence DNA encoding:
- a CDS encoding uncharacterized protein (COG:G;~EggNog:ENOG410PHEA;~InterPro:IPR020846,IPR011701,IPR036259;~PFAM:PF07690;~TransMembrane:12 (i28-55o67-87i96-118o124-144i156-175o187-207i259-281o293-314i321-342o348-371i383-403o415-436i);~go_function: GO:0022857 - transmembrane transporter activity [Evidence IEA];~go_process: GO:0055085 - transmembrane transport [Evidence IEA]), whose protein sequence is MDRNHDEDEYDELAAVPSRVVRKVDRRLIPLLFTTYMLSFMDKTILSSASVFGLIEDTHLVGQQYSWVSSIFYFGYLVWQWPTNFLIPRVPVAKYLAINTLLWGVVVSLTAACVNYGGLLAVRFLLGVAEATITPAFMFITTTWYTRDEIPVRTGIWFSGNSVGGLVGNVLAYGIGHIEHPLRPWRWMYIILGLATFIWGFAILAFLPDTISSAAFLTEKERAFISRRAITAGTGQTETSEWNPDQAVECFRDPKTWHLLAIVVLTQIPNGGIQNFANLVIKSFGFTALESTLVHIPLSLTSSATIILTGWLAGRARNLNCILIACVLACSGTGAILVYARVYHVAQGVQLIGFFLLATGPGALPLTMSLAQTNYKGVTKKMAMTGSMFIAYCIGNIAGPHLFDANEAPRYESSFRGILICYALAAALSVSLYAYLRRLNARRDHDEHIRLPGPSGSDQPGIHRDSTEESPLIRSTTPTVDRDATDWNTPGFRYRV
- a CDS encoding putative flavin-containing amine oxidasedehydrogenase (COG:S;~EggNog:ENOG410PFK2;~InterPro:IPR036188;~PFAM:PF13450), producing the protein MASKQKRIAVIGAGAAGMSCASTLAKHQKFNVTLIDCAAQTGGQATSLDLDASKHGASWLNDGVQGGSSIFKHTFKLFHDQGYSAQEVKLQVSFGKGSDSFFTNVFPSRLVDQFQNEISKFGRVLKIIKYGFPVFGILPIKVLLKLFRFSTEFGNKMLLPLVALFLGTGNQTPNVAGGLLERLFGDPQMRLWVFDREGLVSGLPVMYTFPRLGQFYADWRRDLEMRKGVRVLLGMEVEVLRRDGAGVVLGMRTQDGQQVEEEFDEMVLCTPADESLKILGRHATWKEKWVLGGVKFFDDVTITHSDAGYFNSVFETKARDELCAAATTTEREEQLAFARAASTCEEDGWTGFNPMYFTHSYGSEQDKIEMGFDCSNYQHQFRESVGVGNRPYPPDQHVYQTIFLDKQRQDLWTWDAIDKDKIIGQKWWHQFGHRWQHYLRVVPGMMFINGKNRTLFAGAWTLVNMHEIACVSGIAAAYRLGANYDEFDDFATGLFSKYLLACHGVRYRREDRKHT
- a CDS encoding putative C6 transcription factor (COG:K;~EggNog:ENOG410PFRU;~InterPro:IPR036864,IPR007219,IPR001138;~PFAM:PF00172,PF04082;~go_function: GO:0000981 - DNA-binding transcription factor activity, RNA polymerase II-specific [Evidence IEA];~go_function: GO:0003677 - DNA binding [Evidence IEA];~go_function: GO:0008270 - zinc ion binding [Evidence IEA];~go_process: GO:0006351 - transcription, DNA-templated [Evidence IEA];~go_process: GO:0006355 - regulation of transcription, DNA-templated [Evidence IEA]) — translated: MIPLKSDESPATNASLPLAPNHDGAALPDDFDSHSPASSREPGSALATGDSNHTFLDGGHDHGLDPHDDPSQNQDQSGDRPAWTEMKTKAGKERKRLPLACIACRRKKIRCSGEKPACKHCSRSRIPCVYKVTTRKAAPRTDYMAMLDKRLKRMEDRVIKTIPKDETRDMAAIGRSNVRPPQPGQTTKTQKKRSADEAFAAEMEQWAHASRNGGGPQDTFPMRREGKSDGPDLMTEGAEFLPSLEIQEHLAEVFFDCVYGQSYLLLHKPSFVRRLKARTVPPVLILAVCAVSARFSTHPQINSEPPFLRGENWASPAANIALKRHDEPNITILTVFLLLGLHEFGTCHGGRSWSFGGQAMRMAYALQLHRELDYDPLLAQGNGGGTQLSFTDREIRRRTMWACFLMDRYNSSGSQRPPIGNEKFLQIQLPIKEAHFQMEIPGPTEDLEGNVLNPVPEDVGQLSNARSNMGVLAYIIRAVVIWGRIVDYLNLGGKRRDNHPLWSPESGYSRLKKQIEDFSASLPSHLHFTYENLQVHAADRVANQFLFLHIIIHQNTLFLNQFAIPLSPGGRPPRDMPRTFLSNAGRAAVEAAHHISSLIDHAAPYPLTVPFAGYCAYSASTVHIWGIFSKNTQLEARSKENLRHTYRYLNKMKKYWGMFHYMVESAKDRYRQFADAAIKGTVATHNGPITPMFQYGDWFDKYPHGVSRQHWEDPDHPSRKNDDEAVMSQKPDLQSVEDFFASLSPTPKPSTIHRKHSRAGSRIDTAAVDQATPTSASQQIVDVNMETSPGILGTSGTGFPQPMFQQNRGQQAFAQPPFDFGLSVTDQLPQIDRQFVYDSFEGFKPSPASYVPNDQPPFPVMNGADVAAPPQETGGLFPGEMDPNAPSGTGEFYQPSAWFLPFNLDPIGAGADLDPSSQPDANAADLSAFGGAGNMPMDAYDLGMAGMNRGSQMKE